In Nitratireductor thuwali, a genomic segment contains:
- a CDS encoding PTS glucitol/sorbitol transporter subunit IIA, producing MTVYLKTRITAVGPEVADLAEGGVVILFADGAPEELAEVSILHKSLDGPADNQPEAGTPIRIGALDTTITAVGETAWKKVRDIGHVVISFNGAAAAERPGEICAGVVDTAALVAALSSGTEITIGE from the coding sequence ATGACGGTATATCTGAAGACGCGCATAACGGCCGTCGGCCCCGAAGTGGCCGATCTGGCCGAAGGGGGCGTGGTGATCCTCTTCGCCGACGGCGCGCCGGAGGAACTTGCCGAGGTTTCGATCCTCCACAAGAGCCTGGACGGGCCGGCCGACAATCAGCCGGAGGCCGGCACCCCGATCCGCATCGGAGCACTCGACACGACGATTACCGCCGTCGGCGAAACGGCCTGGAAAAAGGTGCGCGACATCGGACACGTCGTCATCTCCTTCAACGGTGCCGCCGCCGCCGAACGGCCGGGTGAAATCTGCGCCGGGGTCGTCGATACCGCCGCCCTTGTCGCCGCCCTGTCCAGCGGCACCGAGATCACCATCGGCGAATAG
- the srlE gene encoding PTS glucitol/sorbitol transporter subunit IIB, producing MTKEYKPVKISKGAGGWGGPLVIQPTMERNKIVSVTGGGIHPVAQKIADMTGAEAVDGFKAPPVEGEMAVVVVDCGGTARCGVYPRKRIPTVNLTPVGQAGPLAQFITEDIYVSGVKPENIALAEGSAEAVAAGTKEPLSGQAAASAPLAPAVEEGGLVGFISRIGRVMGRVVGIFFNAGRRTIDQVIRNVLPFMAFVTMLIGLILYTGIGDVLAQPMGPLANNIIGLLVISAICGLPFLSPVLGPGAVIAQVIGVAIIGPQIANGTIAPAMALPALFAYNTQVGCDFVPVGLALGEAKPKTIEIGVPAVLISRQIMGPVSVLIAWAVSLAVL from the coding sequence ATGACAAAAGAATACAAGCCGGTAAAAATCTCCAAGGGCGCAGGCGGCTGGGGCGGCCCGCTCGTCATCCAGCCGACGATGGAGCGCAACAAGATCGTCTCCGTCACCGGCGGCGGCATCCACCCGGTCGCGCAGAAGATCGCCGACATGACCGGAGCCGAAGCCGTTGACGGCTTTAAGGCGCCCCCTGTCGAAGGCGAGATGGCGGTGGTCGTGGTGGATTGCGGCGGCACCGCCCGCTGCGGCGTCTATCCGCGCAAGCGGATCCCCACCGTCAATCTGACGCCGGTCGGCCAGGCCGGGCCGCTTGCCCAGTTCATCACCGAGGACATCTATGTCTCCGGCGTAAAACCGGAAAACATCGCGCTGGCCGAAGGCTCGGCCGAGGCGGTGGCGGCGGGCACGAAAGAGCCTCTTTCGGGCCAGGCGGCGGCATCCGCACCGCTTGCCCCGGCAGTCGAGGAAGGCGGGCTGGTCGGCTTCATCTCCCGCATCGGCCGGGTGATGGGCCGCGTGGTCGGCATCTTCTTCAATGCCGGCCGGCGGACGATCGATCAGGTTATCCGAAACGTGCTGCCCTTCATGGCCTTCGTGACCATGCTGATCGGCCTTATCCTCTATACCGGCATCGGCGACGTGCTCGCGCAGCCGATGGGGCCGCTCGCCAACAACATCATCGGCCTCCTCGTCATCTCGGCCATTTGCGGCCTGCCCTTCCTGTCACCGGTGCTTGGACCCGGCGCGGTGATCGCGCAGGTCATCGGCGTGGCGATCATCGGCCCGCAGATCGCCAACGGCACCATTGCCCCGGCAATGGCCCTGCCGGCGCTCTTCGCCTACAACACCCAGGTCGGCTGCGACTTCGTGCCTGTCGGTCTGGCGCTGGGCGAGGCCAAGCCCAAGACGATCGAGATCGGTGTCCCAGCGGTACTGATCAGCCGGCAGATCATGGGCCCGGTCTCGGTGCTGATTGCCTGGGCCGTCAGCCTGGCCGTACTCTAG
- the srlA gene encoding PTS glucitol/sorbitol transporter subunit IIC: MSFVSLLAQHADLAAHNLQMAGALAGDAALHGKQAVQGAGNDLIVLAQAGGDITVEEFRERLQNVQQEEQLGWLTTAGKYFIGIFQKGGEVFAGFVTGIIPTLVVLMTAFYAVTELVGEQRVHGLARSAGRIALTRYTVLPVLAVFFLTNPMAYTFGTFLEEKHKPAFYDAAVSYVHPPLGLFPHINPGEYFVWGGILVALLELENRGVVPGGYHITVAIWYALVGLLVILLKGILTERITAIMARRQGVEL; this comes from the coding sequence ATGTCATTCGTATCATTATTGGCGCAACATGCCGATCTGGCGGCGCATAACCTGCAAATGGCAGGCGCGCTGGCCGGGGACGCGGCGCTGCATGGCAAACAGGCGGTGCAGGGAGCGGGCAACGACCTGATCGTCCTGGCGCAGGCCGGCGGCGACATCACGGTGGAGGAGTTCCGCGAAAGGCTCCAAAACGTTCAGCAGGAAGAACAGCTTGGCTGGCTGACCACAGCCGGCAAATATTTCATCGGCATCTTCCAGAAGGGCGGCGAGGTCTTTGCCGGCTTCGTGACCGGCATCATCCCGACGCTGGTGGTGCTGATGACCGCCTTCTACGCCGTGACCGAGCTGGTCGGCGAGCAGCGGGTCCACGGCCTTGCCCGCAGCGCGGGCCGCATCGCGCTCACGCGTTATACAGTGCTGCCGGTGCTGGCGGTCTTCTTCCTGACGAACCCGATGGCCTACACGTTCGGAACCTTTCTGGAGGAAAAGCACAAGCCGGCTTTTTACGACGCGGCGGTCTCCTACGTTCACCCGCCGCTGGGTCTCTTCCCGCACATCAATCCGGGCGAGTATTTCGTCTGGGGCGGCATCCTGGTCGCGCTCCTGGAGCTTGAGAACCGGGGCGTGGTGCCGGGCGGCTACCACATAACGGTAGCGATCTGGTACGCGCTGGTGGGTCTTCTCGTCATCTTGCTCAAGGGCATCCTGACCGAGCGCATCACCGCAATCATGGCGCGCCGCCAGGGCGTCGAGCTCTAA
- a CDS encoding transcriptional regulator GutM, protein MAIWQWGLLLLGVVWALQSYGVWLQMRHYADVFKGITGKYDDGYIGTGNFHGRLKKGAIVIVVVSPDLKVRRLLTMSGWSVFTKFQRNEGFEGMPLDRLRAEPAIFGEKNPGVRAAVTQAVQQIDRRIEAGEEPVLNMPMAQATA, encoded by the coding sequence ATGGCAATTTGGCAATGGGGATTGCTGCTTCTGGGCGTGGTCTGGGCGCTCCAATCCTATGGCGTTTGGCTGCAGATGCGCCACTACGCCGACGTCTTCAAAGGCATCACCGGAAAATACGATGACGGCTATATCGGCACGGGAAACTTCCACGGCCGGCTGAAGAAGGGCGCGATCGTCATCGTCGTCGTCTCGCCGGATCTCAAGGTGCGCCGGCTGCTCACCATGTCGGGCTGGTCGGTTTTCACGAAGTTCCAGCGCAATGAAGGCTTCGAGGGCATGCCGCTCGATCGGCTGCGCGCCGAACCGGCCATCTTCGGAGAAAAGAACCCCGGCGTGAGGGCAGCGGTGACCCAGGCGGTCCAGCAGATCGACCGGCGTATCGAAGCGGGCGAGGAACCCGTGCTGAACATGCCCATGGCCCAGGCCACGGCGTGA
- a CDS encoding HAD family hydrolase: MAERLIIFDCDGVLVDSEPLAAEAYVEVYRRHGLGIGPEAVAACVGMKQADIIDKIGAETGQRLLAAGEADLWPVTKELFTHRLKPVAGVIDFLSVLSGPRCVASSSSLERIHHSLAVTALAGLVGEGIYSSSMVARGKPAPDLFLHAASKMGFDPADCAVIEDSPFGIEGAVAAGMTAIGLTAGGHSYEGHAEILRDAGADAVCPSWEDAARELMARGFVAETVRAG, encoded by the coding sequence ATGGCCGAGCGCCTCATTATCTTTGACTGCGACGGTGTCCTCGTCGACAGCGAGCCCCTGGCAGCGGAGGCCTATGTCGAGGTGTACCGCCGGCACGGCCTGGGCATCGGGCCCGAGGCGGTGGCCGCATGCGTGGGCATGAAGCAGGCCGACATCATCGACAAGATCGGCGCGGAAACGGGCCAGCGGCTTCTGGCTGCCGGCGAGGCCGATCTGTGGCCGGTGACGAAGGAGCTGTTCACGCATAGGCTGAAGCCGGTCGCGGGCGTGATCGACTTCCTTAGCGTTCTTTCGGGACCGCGTTGCGTGGCGTCTTCATCGTCGCTGGAGCGGATCCACCATAGCCTTGCCGTCACCGCGCTGGCCGGGCTTGTTGGCGAGGGCATCTACTCCTCCTCCATGGTCGCGCGGGGAAAGCCGGCACCGGACCTTTTCCTGCACGCCGCAAGCAAGATGGGGTTCGATCCGGCCGATTGCGCGGTGATCGAGGACTCGCCTTTCGGCATCGAGGGAGCGGTCGCCGCCGGAATGACCGCCATCGGTCTGACCGCGGGCGGCCACAGCTATGAAGGACATGCCGAAATCCTGCGCGACGCCGGCGCCGACGCGGTCTGCCCGAGTTGGGAAGACGCCGCACGGGAACTGATGGCACGTGGGTTTGTGGCGGAGACGGTGCGGGCGGGGTAG
- a CDS encoding pyruvate dehydrogenase complex dihydrolipoamide acetyltransferase, which produces MPVEVILPKVDMDMSTGQISNWAVEEGATVRKGDLLFEIETDKAAMEIDAPASGIVRNITGKTGVDIPVGQVVAFIYEEGEAEAPSPAAEAPTAGAEKQEAPSPAPPEDHQTASREEESAVASRDAAPSGVRATPLARRLANEAGLDLSAIAGSGPKGRVVKADVEKAAGTGAAPAAKAAEAPAPAAKPMSDEAVLKLFEEGSYELVPHDGMRKTIARRLVEAKTTIPHFYLTLDCEIDALLKLRKELNEAAPMVKGEDGGKPAYKLSVNDMIIKAMALALKAVPDANVSWTEANMVRHRHADVGVAVSIPGGLITPIVRRAEEKTLSAISNEMKDLAARARNRKLRPEEYQGGTTAVSNLGMFGIKDFSAVINPPHATILAVGAGGERAVVKNGELAVANVMSVTLSTDHRAVDGALGAELLAAFRKLIENPMGMLV; this is translated from the coding sequence ATGCCGGTCGAGGTGATCCTGCCCAAGGTCGACATGGACATGTCGACCGGCCAGATTTCCAACTGGGCCGTCGAGGAAGGCGCGACCGTCAGAAAAGGCGATCTCCTGTTCGAGATCGAGACCGACAAGGCGGCCATGGAGATCGACGCCCCGGCCTCCGGCATCGTGCGCAACATCACCGGAAAGACCGGCGTGGATATTCCGGTCGGTCAGGTTGTGGCATTCATCTATGAGGAAGGGGAGGCAGAGGCGCCCTCCCCCGCGGCCGAAGCGCCCACGGCCGGAGCTGAAAAACAGGAGGCCCCGTCCCCGGCGCCGCCCGAAGATCACCAAACCGCGAGCCGGGAAGAAGAATCCGCGGTCGCCTCAAGGGACGCCGCACCATCCGGCGTCCGCGCCACCCCGCTTGCCCGGCGTCTTGCGAATGAGGCGGGGCTCGATCTGTCGGCGATTGCCGGCTCGGGGCCGAAGGGCCGCGTGGTGAAGGCCGATGTGGAAAAGGCCGCCGGGACAGGCGCCGCGCCGGCGGCGAAGGCCGCCGAGGCGCCGGCTCCGGCCGCCAAGCCGATGTCGGACGAGGCCGTGCTCAAGCTGTTCGAGGAAGGCTCCTACGAGCTGGTTCCCCATGACGGCATGCGCAAGACCATCGCCCGGCGGCTGGTCGAGGCCAAGACCACCATCCCGCATTTCTACCTGACCCTCGACTGCGAGATCGACGCGCTGCTGAAGCTGCGCAAGGAGCTCAACGAGGCGGCGCCGATGGTCAAGGGCGAAGACGGCGGGAAGCCGGCCTACAAGCTGTCGGTCAACGACATGATCATCAAGGCGATGGCGCTGGCGCTGAAGGCGGTGCCGGACGCCAATGTGTCGTGGACGGAGGCCAACATGGTGCGCCACCGGCATGCCGATGTGGGCGTGGCCGTCTCCATCCCCGGCGGGCTGATCACGCCGATCGTCAGGCGCGCCGAGGAAAAGACCCTGTCGGCGATCTCCAACGAGATGAAGGACCTGGCCGCGCGCGCCCGCAACCGCAAGCTCAGGCCGGAGGAATATCAGGGCGGCACCACGGCGGTGTCGAACCTCGGCATGTTCGGCATCAAGGACTTCTCCGCCGTCATCAACCCGCCGCACGCCACCATCCTGGCGGTCGGCGCGGGCGGTGAGCGGGCGGTGGTGAAGAACGGCGAACTGGCGGTGGCCAATGTGATGTCGGTGACGCTGTCGACCGACCACCGCGCCGTCGACGGGGCTCTGGGGGCCGAACTCCTGGCCGCCTTCAGGAAGCTGATCGAGAACCCGATGGGGATGCTGGTTTAG
- a CDS encoding alpha-ketoacid dehydrogenase subunit beta yields MDAATKTLQTGTRELTYAQAIQEAMAIAMERDERVFLMGEDIGVYGGAFQVTGDLVERFGSERVMDTPISELGGAGVAVGAALTGLRPIFEFQFSDFATLAMEQIVNQAAKMRYMLGGAVSVPLVMRFPAGSGTGAAAQHSQSLEAWLGHVPGLKVVQPATPEDAKGLLLAAIEDPDPVMVFEHKLLYKMKGHVPEGHYTTPIGKADIRRPGTDLTIVATSIMVHKALEAAEKLAGEGIEAEVIDLRTIRPMDRRTIIESVCKTSRLLCVYEAVKTLGVGAEISAMIAESEAFDYLDAPIVRLGGAETPIPYNPDLEKATVPQVDGIFAAARDLATGVR; encoded by the coding sequence ATGGATGCGGCGACCAAAACGCTTCAAACCGGAACCCGCGAGCTCACCTACGCGCAGGCCATCCAGGAGGCGATGGCCATCGCCATGGAGCGTGACGAGCGCGTCTTCCTCATGGGTGAGGATATCGGCGTCTATGGCGGCGCCTTCCAGGTGACCGGCGACCTCGTCGAGCGCTTCGGCTCCGAGCGCGTGATGGATACGCCCATTTCGGAGCTGGGCGGCGCCGGCGTTGCCGTGGGCGCCGCGCTCACCGGCCTCAGGCCGATCTTTGAGTTCCAGTTCTCCGACTTCGCAACGCTCGCCATGGAGCAGATCGTCAACCAGGCGGCAAAGATGCGCTACATGCTGGGCGGGGCGGTTTCGGTTCCGCTCGTCATGCGCTTTCCGGCCGGCTCCGGCACGGGGGCCGCGGCCCAGCACAGCCAGAGCCTTGAGGCATGGCTCGGCCACGTGCCGGGCCTCAAGGTCGTCCAGCCGGCAACGCCAGAGGACGCCAAGGGCCTGCTTCTGGCCGCCATCGAGGATCCCGACCCGGTGATGGTCTTCGAGCACAAGCTGCTCTACAAGATGAAGGGACACGTGCCCGAGGGTCATTACACGACGCCCATCGGCAAGGCCGACATCCGCAGGCCAGGCACGGACCTCACCATAGTCGCAACGTCGATCATGGTCCACAAGGCGCTGGAAGCCGCCGAGAAACTGGCCGGCGAAGGCATCGAGGCCGAAGTGATCGACCTGCGCACTATCCGCCCCATGGACCGGCGGACAATTATCGAGAGCGTCTGCAAGACAAGCCGCCTTTTATGCGTCTACGAGGCCGTGAAGACGCTGGGTGTAGGCGCTGAGATCTCGGCCATGATCGCCGAAAGCGAAGCCTTCGATTATCTCGACGCGCCGATCGTGCGGCTGGGCGGCGCGGAGACGCCCATTCCATATAATCCCGACCTTGAAAAGGCCACGGTTCCGCAGGTCGACGGCATATTCGCCGCTGCCCGCGACCTTGCGACGGGAGTGCGCTGA
- a CDS encoding thiamine pyrophosphate-dependent dehydrogenase E1 component subunit alpha: MTGKAKAGTASANGRNLPFIYRRYDHAQLREALRKMHLIRQFEEGAEESYMRGLIHGTMHLSIGQEASAVGMCMGLTNEDQITSTHRGHGHCIAKGADVKRMFAEFFGKTTGYCRGRGGSMHIADVSTGNLGANGIVGGGIPIAVGAALTAKKLKTGNVVMSFFGDGANNEGAFHEALNMAAIWKLPVVFVCENNGYGMSTSVARSTAVKDIADRAAAYDMPGVIVDGNTLSEVAEASQQAIDRARAGEGPTLIESKTYRYRGHSKSDRNRYRSKEEIEEWMNSRDPIALYEAELMEFGIIDRAGIEAIHDEVEREIAEGIEFAKQSPAPEIANLEKYVYTEPA, from the coding sequence ATGACCGGAAAAGCCAAGGCGGGGACTGCTTCCGCCAACGGGCGGAATCTGCCCTTCATCTACCGCCGCTACGACCATGCGCAATTGCGCGAGGCCTTGCGCAAGATGCATCTCATCCGCCAGTTCGAGGAAGGCGCGGAGGAAAGCTACATGCGCGGCCTCATTCACGGCACGATGCACCTTTCCATCGGGCAGGAGGCAAGCGCGGTCGGCATGTGCATGGGCCTGACCAATGAGGACCAGATCACCTCCACCCATCGCGGCCACGGCCATTGCATCGCCAAGGGGGCCGATGTGAAGCGCATGTTCGCCGAGTTCTTCGGCAAGACCACCGGCTATTGCCGCGGGCGCGGCGGCTCGATGCATATCGCCGACGTCTCCACCGGCAACCTCGGCGCCAACGGGATCGTCGGCGGCGGCATTCCGATCGCCGTCGGGGCCGCGCTGACGGCGAAGAAGCTGAAGACCGGCAATGTGGTCATGTCCTTCTTCGGCGACGGCGCCAACAATGAAGGCGCCTTCCACGAGGCGCTCAACATGGCCGCGATCTGGAAGCTGCCCGTCGTCTTCGTGTGCGAAAACAACGGCTACGGCATGTCCACCTCGGTGGCGCGGTCGACGGCGGTCAAGGACATCGCCGACCGGGCGGCGGCCTACGACATGCCCGGCGTGATCGTCGACGGAAACACCCTGTCGGAAGTGGCGGAAGCCTCGCAGCAGGCCATCGACCGCGCCCGCGCCGGCGAGGGGCCGACACTGATCGAGTCCAAGACCTACCGCTATCGCGGCCACTCCAAGAGCGACCGCAACCGCTACCGCTCCAAGGAAGAGATCGAGGAGTGGATGAACTCGCGCGACCCGATCGCCCTTTACGAGGCCGAGCTGATGGAGTTCGGCATCATCGATCGCGCCGGCATCGAGGCGATCCATGACGAGGTGGAGCGCGAGATCGCCGAAGGCATCGAATTCGCCAAGCAGAGCCCCGCTCCCGAAATCGCCAATCTCGAAAAATACGTCTACACGGAGCCTGCCTGA
- a CDS encoding NAD(P)H-dependent oxidoreductase: MVANVALTGLARDLDERGKSGKPIRIGLIGSGEMGTDIVTRVAHMSGIEIGAISELNLPAASKAVDIAYQEEGHARQVDSSQAMTAAMEAGKVAVTDNADLVIGNDLIDVVIDATGVPSVGAEIGLKAMERGKHLVMMNVEADVTIGAYLKSEADRLGVTYSLGAGDEPSSCMELIEFVSAMGHPIVAAGKGKNNPLNIDAIPDDYAEEAERRHMNVRMLVEFVDGSKTMVEMAAIANATGLVPDKPGMHGPSATLDQLSSTLIPKEDGGVLSRVGVVDYSIGKGVAPGVFVIADMSHPRINERMEDLKMGKGPYFTFHRPYHLTSLEVPLTCARVVLYGKADMVPLAKPVAEVCAVAKKDLKPGDTLDAIGEYSYRAWVMTAEEARAAGAIPCGLLQGGEVTAAIPKGALITSANAKPPAGSRIAELRARQDKLVYGT, encoded by the coding sequence ATGGTGGCCAATGTCGCGCTGACGGGTCTGGCCCGCGATCTCGACGAGCGCGGAAAGTCGGGAAAACCGATCCGCATCGGGCTTATCGGCTCCGGCGAGATGGGTACCGACATCGTGACCCGGGTCGCGCACATGTCCGGCATCGAGATCGGCGCGATTTCGGAGCTGAACCTGCCCGCCGCCTCCAAGGCCGTCGACATCGCCTATCAGGAAGAGGGCCACGCGCGCCAGGTCGACAGCAGCCAGGCGATGACCGCCGCCATGGAAGCCGGCAAGGTGGCCGTGACCGACAATGCCGATCTCGTCATCGGCAACGACCTCATAGACGTGGTGATCGACGCGACGGGCGTGCCCTCCGTCGGCGCTGAAATCGGCCTCAAGGCCATGGAGCGGGGCAAGCACCTCGTCATGATGAATGTCGAGGCCGACGTCACCATCGGCGCCTATCTGAAGAGCGAGGCCGACCGGCTGGGCGTCACCTACTCGCTGGGCGCGGGCGACGAGCCGTCGTCCTGCATGGAACTGATCGAGTTCGTCTCGGCCATGGGGCATCCCATCGTGGCGGCCGGCAAGGGCAAGAACAATCCCCTCAACATCGACGCCATCCCCGACGACTACGCCGAAGAGGCGGAGCGGCGGCACATGAATGTGCGCATGCTGGTCGAGTTCGTGGACGGGTCGAAGACCATGGTCGAGATGGCGGCCATCGCCAATGCCACCGGCCTGGTGCCCGACAAGCCGGGCATGCACGGCCCGTCGGCGACCCTCGACCAGCTTTCCTCGACGCTGATCCCGAAGGAGGACGGCGGCGTGCTTTCACGGGTCGGCGTGGTCGATTATTCGATCGGCAAGGGCGTCGCGCCCGGCGTCTTCGTCATCGCCGACATGTCGCATCCGCGCATCAATGAGCGGATGGAAGACCTGAAAATGGGCAAAGGTCCCTATTTCACCTTCCACCGGCCCTATCACCTGACATCGCTCGAGGTGCCGCTGACCTGTGCGCGCGTGGTCCTTTACGGCAAGGCCGACATGGTGCCCCTGGCAAAACCCGTTGCCGAAGTGTGCGCGGTGGCCAAGAAGGATCTGAAGCCCGGCGACACGCTCGACGCCATCGGCGAATATTCCTATCGCGCCTGGGTCATGACCGCCGAGGAAGCGCGCGCCGCCGGCGCCATCCCCTGCGGCCTGCTCCAGGGCGGCGAGGTGACCGCGGCCATACCCAAGGGAGCGCTGATCACCTCGGCCAATGCCAAGCCTCCCGCAGGTTCCAGGATCGCGGAGCTCAGAGCGCGTCAGGACAAGCTGGTCTACGGAACATGA
- the deoC gene encoding deoxyribose-phosphate aldolase, with protein MGLDLGWVLDTRVNLSATEKRVATLPGRRTVKKDAQAAWLLKALTCIDLTTLNGDDTTERVRRLCAKAMRPLRPDLIDALGMGGRRITAGAICVYHRFVATAVEALDGSGIPVAAVSTGFPAGLTPHPLKVKEIEASVADGAEEIDIVITREHVLTGNWQALYDEMRDYRAACGDAHVKAILATGDLKTLRNVARASLVCMMAGADFIKTSTGKEGVNATLAVTLTMLRAIRAYEERTGFKVGYKPAGGISTAKDVLNYQFLMKEELGREWLEPDLFRIGASSLLADIERQLEHHVTGAYSSFHRHAIG; from the coding sequence ATGGGGCTCGATCTCGGTTGGGTGCTGGATACGCGCGTCAACCTGTCGGCGACGGAAAAGCGGGTGGCGACCCTTCCCGGGCGCCGCACGGTGAAGAAGGATGCGCAGGCCGCTTGGCTGTTGAAGGCGCTCACCTGCATCGACCTGACCACGCTCAATGGCGACGACACGACCGAACGCGTCAGGCGCCTCTGCGCCAAGGCGATGCGCCCGCTGCGTCCCGACCTGATCGACGCGCTCGGCATGGGCGGAAGACGCATCACGGCGGGCGCGATCTGCGTCTATCACCGCTTCGTCGCGACGGCGGTGGAGGCACTCGACGGGTCGGGCATTCCGGTGGCCGCCGTCTCCACAGGGTTTCCGGCGGGCCTTACGCCGCATCCGCTCAAGGTGAAGGAAATCGAGGCGTCGGTGGCCGACGGCGCCGAGGAAATCGACATCGTCATCACGCGCGAACATGTGCTGACCGGCAATTGGCAGGCGCTCTATGACGAGATGCGGGACTACCGCGCGGCCTGCGGCGATGCCCATGTCAAGGCGATCCTGGCGACCGGCGATCTGAAGACACTGCGCAATGTGGCCCGCGCCTCGCTGGTGTGCATGATGGCGGGCGCCGATTTCATCAAGACGTCGACCGGTAAGGAGGGCGTCAACGCGACGCTCGCCGTGACGCTCACCATGCTTCGCGCCATCCGCGCCTATGAAGAGCGCACCGGCTTCAAGGTCGGCTATAAGCCGGCGGGCGGCATTTCGACGGCCAAGGACGTGCTCAACTATCAGTTCCTGATGAAGGAGGAGCTGGGCCGCGAGTGGCTGGAGCCCGATCTCTTCCGCATCGGCGCTTCGAGCCTTCTGGCCGACATTGAGCGCCAGCTCGAGCACCACGTCACGGGCGCCTACTCGTCCTTCCACAGACACGCGATCGGATGA